A part of Rhinatrema bivittatum chromosome 16, aRhiBiv1.1, whole genome shotgun sequence genomic DNA contains:
- the IL6R gene encoding interleukin-6 receptor subunit alpha isoform X5: MWAPLAVSLAASLLLAPEGFHLRPCPKPALPAEAWLRHLGMDVNLTCLSEKADNSSVSWKLQNQTLHPKQSNRVVTRGQLLLKSVQPRDSGNYSCYKDGHWVRSIQLLVGEALEKPKLSCYRRFPVSNIRCEWRPAKKLSSATKAVLQVQKGFNGELFTEACAYYQSKQVFSCRLRPSEDDATTYVVSMCVTNKVDSQGSNEEVLTGNNIRNQDQGDLEMESTPTLFSDEAYAEDVTRSPFDEYYNAHTEEWEDTLSRHEPLVPRYVFFLAGASLALGVIFFMGIVIRYNKKWKRTLKGGKLSIFFHYSPVHLVPKGLKLNSNATAIFFAPSAPALSDIAPNSPPALALTDTAPVSAPAFHDSPCVSAPVLALSVSLSSLLISASTAYTKSCCGEDPVNSSLYDVSNMDYFAKGTELAP, encoded by the exons ATGTGGGCTCCTTTGGCCGTTAGCCTGGCTGCTTCTCTGCTCCTGGCCCCAGAGGGCTTCCACCTGAGGCCGTGCCCCAAACCAG CCCTTCCTGCAGAGGCCTGGCTCAGGCACCTTGGGATGGATGTTAATCTGACATGCCTGAGCGAGAAGGCAGACAACTCCTCAGTTTCCTGGAAGCTGCAGAATCAAACCCTGCACCCGAAACAGTCTAACAGAGTGGTGACGAGAGGGCAGCTACTCCTGAAATCTGTGCAGCCCAGGGACTCTGGAAATTACAGCTGTTACAAGGACGGCCACTGGGTCCGGAGCATTCAGCTCCTGGTAGGAG AGGCCCTGGAGAAGCCTAAACTCTCCTGCTATCGGAGGTTTCCGGTCAGTAACATCAGGTGTGAATGGAGACCAGCTAAAAAACTGTCCTCTGCAACAAAGGCAGTTCTACAAGTGCAGAAGGG GTTTAATGGCGAGCTCTTCACGGAAGCGTGTGCTTATTACCAGAGCAAGCAGGTGTTCAGCTGCCGGCTGAGGCCCAGCGAGGACGACGCCACCACCTATGTGGTATCCATGTGTGTCACAAACAAGGTGGACAGCCAAGGCAGCAACGAGGAAGTGTTAACGGGAAACAATATCC GGAATCAAGATCAAGGAGACCTAGAGATGGAGTCGACCCCAACGCTG TTTTCCGACGAAGCTTACGCCGAGGACGTGACCCGCAGTCCCTTCGACGAGTACTACAACGCGCACACAGAGGAGTGGG AAGATACATTAAGCAGACACGAGCCCCTGGTCCCTCGCTACGTATTTTTCCTAGCTGGAGCCAGTCTGGCCCTTGGTGTTATCTTCTTCATGGGAATAGTCATCAG gTATAACAAAAAATGGAAGAGAACTCTCAAGGGAGGAAAGCTGAGCATTTTCTTTCACTATTCCCCCGTTCATTTGGTCCCTAAAGGATTGAAGCTGAATTCAAATGCTACAGCCATCTTCTTTGCTCCTTCAGCGCCAGCCCTCAGCGACATCGCTCccaactctccaccagcactaGCCCTCACGGACACCGCTCCTGTCTCAGCACCCGCCTTCCATGACAGCCCCTGTGTTTCAGCCCCAGTACTAGCCCTCAGTGTCTCTCTGTCCAGTCTGCTCATCAGTGCTAGCACTGCATATACAAAAAGCTGCTGCGGCGAGGACCCCGTCAACTCCAGTTTGTATGATGTTAGCAATATGGATTATTTTGCTAAAGGCACAGAACTAGCACCTTAG
- the IL6R gene encoding interleukin-6 receptor subunit alpha isoform X2, which yields MWAPLAVSLAASLLLAPEGFHLRPCPKPALPAEAWLRHLGMDVNLTCLSEKADNSSVSWKLQNQTLHPKQSNRVVTRGQLLLKSVQPRDSGNYSCYKDGHWVRSIQLLVGEALEKPKLSCYRRFPVSNIRCEWRPAKKLSSATKAVLQVQKGFNGELFTEACAYYQSKQVFSCRLRPSEDDATTYVVSMCVTNKVDSQGSNEEVLTGNNILQPDPPANVTVKAVERSPQKLTVSWQYPVTWRNYYYRLKFKIRYRAEHATAFTLVYSQETSILIADAWMGKKSVVQVQAREEFDHGLWSTWSPEVTGTPWAGNQDQGDLEMESTPTLFSDEAYAEDVTRSPFDEYYNAHTEEWEDTLSRHEPLVPRYVFFLAGASLALGVIFFMGIVIRYNKKWKRTLKGGKLSIFFHYSPVHLVPKGLKLNSNATAIFFAPSAPALSDIAPNSPPALALTDTAPVSAPAFHDSPCVSAPVLALSVSLSSLLISASTAYTKSCCGEDPVNSSLYDVSNMDYFAKGTELAP from the exons ATGTGGGCTCCTTTGGCCGTTAGCCTGGCTGCTTCTCTGCTCCTGGCCCCAGAGGGCTTCCACCTGAGGCCGTGCCCCAAACCAG CCCTTCCTGCAGAGGCCTGGCTCAGGCACCTTGGGATGGATGTTAATCTGACATGCCTGAGCGAGAAGGCAGACAACTCCTCAGTTTCCTGGAAGCTGCAGAATCAAACCCTGCACCCGAAACAGTCTAACAGAGTGGTGACGAGAGGGCAGCTACTCCTGAAATCTGTGCAGCCCAGGGACTCTGGAAATTACAGCTGTTACAAGGACGGCCACTGGGTCCGGAGCATTCAGCTCCTGGTAGGAG AGGCCCTGGAGAAGCCTAAACTCTCCTGCTATCGGAGGTTTCCGGTCAGTAACATCAGGTGTGAATGGAGACCAGCTAAAAAACTGTCCTCTGCAACAAAGGCAGTTCTACAAGTGCAGAAGGG GTTTAATGGCGAGCTCTTCACGGAAGCGTGTGCTTATTACCAGAGCAAGCAGGTGTTCAGCTGCCGGCTGAGGCCCAGCGAGGACGACGCCACCACCTATGTGGTATCCATGTGTGTCACAAACAAGGTGGACAGCCAAGGCAGCAACGAGGAAGTGTTAACGGGAAACAATATCC TCCAGCCCGACCCCCCGGCGAACGTCACGGTGAAAGCGGTGGAGAGGTCCCCCCAGAAGTTAACCGTGTCCTGGCAGTACCCGGTAACCTGGAGAAATTACTACTACAGGCTTAAGTTCAAGATCCGCTATCGGGCTGAGCACGCCACAGCGTTTACTTTG GTTTACAGTCAAGAAACCTCGATCTTGATTGCGGACGCCTGGATGGGTAAAAAGAGCGTGGTGCAGGTGCAGGCGCGGGAGGAGTTTGATCACGGCCTCTGGAGCACGTGGAGCCCGGAGGTCACGGGTACTCCTTGGGCAG GGAATCAAGATCAAGGAGACCTAGAGATGGAGTCGACCCCAACGCTG TTTTCCGACGAAGCTTACGCCGAGGACGTGACCCGCAGTCCCTTCGACGAGTACTACAACGCGCACACAGAGGAGTGGG AAGATACATTAAGCAGACACGAGCCCCTGGTCCCTCGCTACGTATTTTTCCTAGCTGGAGCCAGTCTGGCCCTTGGTGTTATCTTCTTCATGGGAATAGTCATCAG gTATAACAAAAAATGGAAGAGAACTCTCAAGGGAGGAAAGCTGAGCATTTTCTTTCACTATTCCCCCGTTCATTTGGTCCCTAAAGGATTGAAGCTGAATTCAAATGCTACAGCCATCTTCTTTGCTCCTTCAGCGCCAGCCCTCAGCGACATCGCTCccaactctccaccagcactaGCCCTCACGGACACCGCTCCTGTCTCAGCACCCGCCTTCCATGACAGCCCCTGTGTTTCAGCCCCAGTACTAGCCCTCAGTGTCTCTCTGTCCAGTCTGCTCATCAGTGCTAGCACTGCATATACAAAAAGCTGCTGCGGCGAGGACCCCGTCAACTCCAGTTTGTATGATGTTAGCAATATGGATTATTTTGCTAAAGGCACAGAACTAGCACCTTAG
- the IL6R gene encoding interleukin-6 receptor subunit alpha isoform X4 — protein MWAPLAVSLAASLLLAPEGFHLRPCPKPALPAEAWLRHLGMDVNLTCLSEKADNSSVSWKLQNQTLHPKQSNRVVTRGQLLLKSVQPRDSGNYSCYKDGHWVRSIQLLVGEALEKPKLSCYRRFPVSNIRCEWRPAKKLSSATKAVLQVQKGFNGELFTEACAYYQSKQVFSCRLRPSEDDATTYVVSMCVTNKVDSQGSNEEVLTGNNIRNQDQGDLEMESTPTLFSDEAYAEDVTRSPFDEYYNAHTEEWAEDTLSRHEPLVPRYVFFLAGASLALGVIFFMGIVIRYNKKWKRTLKGGKLSIFFHYSPVHLVPKGLKLNSNATAIFFAPSAPALSDIAPNSPPALALTDTAPVSAPAFHDSPCVSAPVLALSVSLSSLLISASTAYTKSCCGEDPVNSSLYDVSNMDYFAKGTELAP, from the exons ATGTGGGCTCCTTTGGCCGTTAGCCTGGCTGCTTCTCTGCTCCTGGCCCCAGAGGGCTTCCACCTGAGGCCGTGCCCCAAACCAG CCCTTCCTGCAGAGGCCTGGCTCAGGCACCTTGGGATGGATGTTAATCTGACATGCCTGAGCGAGAAGGCAGACAACTCCTCAGTTTCCTGGAAGCTGCAGAATCAAACCCTGCACCCGAAACAGTCTAACAGAGTGGTGACGAGAGGGCAGCTACTCCTGAAATCTGTGCAGCCCAGGGACTCTGGAAATTACAGCTGTTACAAGGACGGCCACTGGGTCCGGAGCATTCAGCTCCTGGTAGGAG AGGCCCTGGAGAAGCCTAAACTCTCCTGCTATCGGAGGTTTCCGGTCAGTAACATCAGGTGTGAATGGAGACCAGCTAAAAAACTGTCCTCTGCAACAAAGGCAGTTCTACAAGTGCAGAAGGG GTTTAATGGCGAGCTCTTCACGGAAGCGTGTGCTTATTACCAGAGCAAGCAGGTGTTCAGCTGCCGGCTGAGGCCCAGCGAGGACGACGCCACCACCTATGTGGTATCCATGTGTGTCACAAACAAGGTGGACAGCCAAGGCAGCAACGAGGAAGTGTTAACGGGAAACAATATCC GGAATCAAGATCAAGGAGACCTAGAGATGGAGTCGACCCCAACGCTG TTTTCCGACGAAGCTTACGCCGAGGACGTGACCCGCAGTCCCTTCGACGAGTACTACAACGCGCACACAGAGGAGTGGG CAGAAGATACATTAAGCAGACACGAGCCCCTGGTCCCTCGCTACGTATTTTTCCTAGCTGGAGCCAGTCTGGCCCTTGGTGTTATCTTCTTCATGGGAATAGTCATCAG gTATAACAAAAAATGGAAGAGAACTCTCAAGGGAGGAAAGCTGAGCATTTTCTTTCACTATTCCCCCGTTCATTTGGTCCCTAAAGGATTGAAGCTGAATTCAAATGCTACAGCCATCTTCTTTGCTCCTTCAGCGCCAGCCCTCAGCGACATCGCTCccaactctccaccagcactaGCCCTCACGGACACCGCTCCTGTCTCAGCACCCGCCTTCCATGACAGCCCCTGTGTTTCAGCCCCAGTACTAGCCCTCAGTGTCTCTCTGTCCAGTCTGCTCATCAGTGCTAGCACTGCATATACAAAAAGCTGCTGCGGCGAGGACCCCGTCAACTCCAGTTTGTATGATGTTAGCAATATGGATTATTTTGCTAAAGGCACAGAACTAGCACCTTAG
- the IL6R gene encoding interleukin-6 receptor subunit alpha isoform X1, which produces MWAPLAVSLAASLLLAPEGFHLRPCPKPALPAEAWLRHLGMDVNLTCLSEKADNSSVSWKLQNQTLHPKQSNRVVTRGQLLLKSVQPRDSGNYSCYKDGHWVRSIQLLVGEALEKPKLSCYRRFPVSNIRCEWRPAKKLSSATKAVLQVQKGFNGELFTEACAYYQSKQVFSCRLRPSEDDATTYVVSMCVTNKVDSQGSNEEVLTGNNILQPDPPANVTVKAVERSPQKLTVSWQYPVTWRNYYYRLKFKIRYRAEHATAFTLVYSQETSILIADAWMGKKSVVQVQAREEFDHGLWSTWSPEVTGTPWAGNQDQGDLEMESTPTLFSDEAYAEDVTRSPFDEYYNAHTEEWAEDTLSRHEPLVPRYVFFLAGASLALGVIFFMGIVIRYNKKWKRTLKGGKLSIFFHYSPVHLVPKGLKLNSNATAIFFAPSAPALSDIAPNSPPALALTDTAPVSAPAFHDSPCVSAPVLALSVSLSSLLISASTAYTKSCCGEDPVNSSLYDVSNMDYFAKGTELAP; this is translated from the exons ATGTGGGCTCCTTTGGCCGTTAGCCTGGCTGCTTCTCTGCTCCTGGCCCCAGAGGGCTTCCACCTGAGGCCGTGCCCCAAACCAG CCCTTCCTGCAGAGGCCTGGCTCAGGCACCTTGGGATGGATGTTAATCTGACATGCCTGAGCGAGAAGGCAGACAACTCCTCAGTTTCCTGGAAGCTGCAGAATCAAACCCTGCACCCGAAACAGTCTAACAGAGTGGTGACGAGAGGGCAGCTACTCCTGAAATCTGTGCAGCCCAGGGACTCTGGAAATTACAGCTGTTACAAGGACGGCCACTGGGTCCGGAGCATTCAGCTCCTGGTAGGAG AGGCCCTGGAGAAGCCTAAACTCTCCTGCTATCGGAGGTTTCCGGTCAGTAACATCAGGTGTGAATGGAGACCAGCTAAAAAACTGTCCTCTGCAACAAAGGCAGTTCTACAAGTGCAGAAGGG GTTTAATGGCGAGCTCTTCACGGAAGCGTGTGCTTATTACCAGAGCAAGCAGGTGTTCAGCTGCCGGCTGAGGCCCAGCGAGGACGACGCCACCACCTATGTGGTATCCATGTGTGTCACAAACAAGGTGGACAGCCAAGGCAGCAACGAGGAAGTGTTAACGGGAAACAATATCC TCCAGCCCGACCCCCCGGCGAACGTCACGGTGAAAGCGGTGGAGAGGTCCCCCCAGAAGTTAACCGTGTCCTGGCAGTACCCGGTAACCTGGAGAAATTACTACTACAGGCTTAAGTTCAAGATCCGCTATCGGGCTGAGCACGCCACAGCGTTTACTTTG GTTTACAGTCAAGAAACCTCGATCTTGATTGCGGACGCCTGGATGGGTAAAAAGAGCGTGGTGCAGGTGCAGGCGCGGGAGGAGTTTGATCACGGCCTCTGGAGCACGTGGAGCCCGGAGGTCACGGGTACTCCTTGGGCAG GGAATCAAGATCAAGGAGACCTAGAGATGGAGTCGACCCCAACGCTG TTTTCCGACGAAGCTTACGCCGAGGACGTGACCCGCAGTCCCTTCGACGAGTACTACAACGCGCACACAGAGGAGTGGG CAGAAGATACATTAAGCAGACACGAGCCCCTGGTCCCTCGCTACGTATTTTTCCTAGCTGGAGCCAGTCTGGCCCTTGGTGTTATCTTCTTCATGGGAATAGTCATCAG gTATAACAAAAAATGGAAGAGAACTCTCAAGGGAGGAAAGCTGAGCATTTTCTTTCACTATTCCCCCGTTCATTTGGTCCCTAAAGGATTGAAGCTGAATTCAAATGCTACAGCCATCTTCTTTGCTCCTTCAGCGCCAGCCCTCAGCGACATCGCTCccaactctccaccagcactaGCCCTCACGGACACCGCTCCTGTCTCAGCACCCGCCTTCCATGACAGCCCCTGTGTTTCAGCCCCAGTACTAGCCCTCAGTGTCTCTCTGTCCAGTCTGCTCATCAGTGCTAGCACTGCATATACAAAAAGCTGCTGCGGCGAGGACCCCGTCAACTCCAGTTTGTATGATGTTAGCAATATGGATTATTTTGCTAAAGGCACAGAACTAGCACCTTAG
- the IL6R gene encoding interleukin-6 receptor subunit alpha isoform X3, with protein sequence MFQALPAEAWLRHLGMDVNLTCLSEKADNSSVSWKLQNQTLHPKQSNRVVTRGQLLLKSVQPRDSGNYSCYKDGHWVRSIQLLVGEALEKPKLSCYRRFPVSNIRCEWRPAKKLSSATKAVLQVQKGFNGELFTEACAYYQSKQVFSCRLRPSEDDATTYVVSMCVTNKVDSQGSNEEVLTGNNILQPDPPANVTVKAVERSPQKLTVSWQYPVTWRNYYYRLKFKIRYRAEHATAFTLVYSQETSILIADAWMGKKSVVQVQAREEFDHGLWSTWSPEVTGTPWAGNQDQGDLEMESTPTLFSDEAYAEDVTRSPFDEYYNAHTEEWAEDTLSRHEPLVPRYVFFLAGASLALGVIFFMGIVIRYNKKWKRTLKGGKLSIFFHYSPVHLVPKGLKLNSNATAIFFAPSAPALSDIAPNSPPALALTDTAPVSAPAFHDSPCVSAPVLALSVSLSSLLISASTAYTKSCCGEDPVNSSLYDVSNMDYFAKGTELAP encoded by the exons ATGTTCCAAG CCCTTCCTGCAGAGGCCTGGCTCAGGCACCTTGGGATGGATGTTAATCTGACATGCCTGAGCGAGAAGGCAGACAACTCCTCAGTTTCCTGGAAGCTGCAGAATCAAACCCTGCACCCGAAACAGTCTAACAGAGTGGTGACGAGAGGGCAGCTACTCCTGAAATCTGTGCAGCCCAGGGACTCTGGAAATTACAGCTGTTACAAGGACGGCCACTGGGTCCGGAGCATTCAGCTCCTGGTAGGAG AGGCCCTGGAGAAGCCTAAACTCTCCTGCTATCGGAGGTTTCCGGTCAGTAACATCAGGTGTGAATGGAGACCAGCTAAAAAACTGTCCTCTGCAACAAAGGCAGTTCTACAAGTGCAGAAGGG GTTTAATGGCGAGCTCTTCACGGAAGCGTGTGCTTATTACCAGAGCAAGCAGGTGTTCAGCTGCCGGCTGAGGCCCAGCGAGGACGACGCCACCACCTATGTGGTATCCATGTGTGTCACAAACAAGGTGGACAGCCAAGGCAGCAACGAGGAAGTGTTAACGGGAAACAATATCC TCCAGCCCGACCCCCCGGCGAACGTCACGGTGAAAGCGGTGGAGAGGTCCCCCCAGAAGTTAACCGTGTCCTGGCAGTACCCGGTAACCTGGAGAAATTACTACTACAGGCTTAAGTTCAAGATCCGCTATCGGGCTGAGCACGCCACAGCGTTTACTTTG GTTTACAGTCAAGAAACCTCGATCTTGATTGCGGACGCCTGGATGGGTAAAAAGAGCGTGGTGCAGGTGCAGGCGCGGGAGGAGTTTGATCACGGCCTCTGGAGCACGTGGAGCCCGGAGGTCACGGGTACTCCTTGGGCAG GGAATCAAGATCAAGGAGACCTAGAGATGGAGTCGACCCCAACGCTG TTTTCCGACGAAGCTTACGCCGAGGACGTGACCCGCAGTCCCTTCGACGAGTACTACAACGCGCACACAGAGGAGTGGG CAGAAGATACATTAAGCAGACACGAGCCCCTGGTCCCTCGCTACGTATTTTTCCTAGCTGGAGCCAGTCTGGCCCTTGGTGTTATCTTCTTCATGGGAATAGTCATCAG gTATAACAAAAAATGGAAGAGAACTCTCAAGGGAGGAAAGCTGAGCATTTTCTTTCACTATTCCCCCGTTCATTTGGTCCCTAAAGGATTGAAGCTGAATTCAAATGCTACAGCCATCTTCTTTGCTCCTTCAGCGCCAGCCCTCAGCGACATCGCTCccaactctccaccagcactaGCCCTCACGGACACCGCTCCTGTCTCAGCACCCGCCTTCCATGACAGCCCCTGTGTTTCAGCCCCAGTACTAGCCCTCAGTGTCTCTCTGTCCAGTCTGCTCATCAGTGCTAGCACTGCATATACAAAAAGCTGCTGCGGCGAGGACCCCGTCAACTCCAGTTTGTATGATGTTAGCAATATGGATTATTTTGCTAAAGGCACAGAACTAGCACCTTAG